Sequence from the Rhizobium sp. TH2 genome:
CACGATGATCGGGATCGAGCCGCCGGCATAGCTGGCGAAGCTCGGTATGGTGGCCGTCGCGAGCACGAAGATCAGCGTCATGCCGGCGAGCAGGATATTGAGCGCGATCTCGTTCGGCGTCTTCTGGCGTTCGGCGCCTTCGACCAGCGCGATCATCCGGTCGATGAAGGTCGAGCCGGCAGCAGCCGTGATCCGCACGCGGATCCAGTCCGACAGCACCTGGGTGCCGCCGGTGACGGCCGAGCGGTCGCCGCCCGATTCACGGATCACGGGGGCGGATTCGCCGGTGATCGCCGCTTCGTTGACCGAGGCGATGCCTTCGATCACCTCGCCATCGGACGGGATGATGTCGCCGGCTTCGACGATCACGACATCGCCGACCTTGAGGCCGGTGCCGGGCACCATCCTATACTGCGTGCGATCATGGCCGGTCAGCAGCTTGGCCTGGGTTTCGGTGCGCGCCCGGCGAAGTGAATCCGCCTGCGCCTTGCCCCGTCCCTCGGCCACGGCCTCGGCGAAATTCGCAAAGAGCACCGTGAACCACAGCCAGATGTTGATCTGAAACGAAAATGCCAGATCGGGCCCGCCGGTCGCGAGATCCTTGAGGAAGAGAACCGTGGTCAGCGTGGAGACGACCGCTACCACGAACATGACGGGATTTTTCGCCAATGTGCGAGGGTCTAGTTTCTTGAACGCACCACCTATGGCGGGCACGAGGATGTGGGCATCGAAAATGCTCGCGGATTTGAGATTGCTCATAGTCTTGAGACTCCGGGAATTAGAATGTCTGTCCGAGCGCCGTGGCGAGATGCTCGACGATCGGACCGACGGCGAGCGCCGGGAAGAAGGTGAGGCCGCCGACGATCAGGATCACGCCGAAGAGCAGGCCGACGAACAGCGTGCCATCGGTCGGGAAGGTGCCTGATGAAGCGGGCACGGTCTTCTTCGCGGCGAGCGAGCCTGCAATGGCGAGTGCCGGAATGATCACCAGGAACCGGCCCATGAACATCGCGATGCCGAGCGTGACGTTGTACCAGGGCGTGTTGCCGGTCAGGCCGCCAAAGGCGGAACCGTTGTTGGCCGCGGCCGACGTATAGGCATAGAGGATTTCGGAGAACCCTCTCGGGCCGGGATTGGCGATCGATGCGACGGCCGAGGGCATGACGACGCTGATCGCGGTGAAGGTGAGCATGGCGAGCGGCAGGCAGAGCACTGCGAGCATGGCCATCTTCACCTCCTTCGCCTCGATCTTCTTGCCGAGATATTCCGGCGTGCGGCCGACCATCAGGCCGGCGACGAAGACTGTGATCACGACGAACATCACGATGCCATAGAAGCCCGCGCCGACGCCGCCGATGATGACTTCGCCGAGTTGCATGTTGATGAGCGGGATCATGCCGCCGAGTGCGGTGAAACTGTCATGCATGGCATTGACCGCGCCGCAGGATGCGGCGGTGGTGATGACGGCGAACAGCGAAGAGAGCACGATGCCGAAGCGGACTTCCTTGCCTTCCATGTTGGCACCATCGATACCGAGAGCGTGAACCAGCGGATTGCCCGCAGCTTCCGCCCAGTAGGTGACGACGACGCCGGCGACGAAGAGCAGACCCATCGTGGCGAAGATCGCCCAGCCCTGCTTCTGGTTGCCGACCATGCGGCCGAAAACGTTGGTCAATGCCGCACCGATCGCGAAGATCGAAACCATCTGGATGAGGTTCGAGATCGCATCGGGATTTTCGAAGGGATGGGCGGAATTGGCATTGAAGAAGCCGCCGCCATTGGTGCCGAGCATCTTGATGGCGAGCTGCGAGGCGACCGGGCCGACCGCGATGGTCTGCTGAGCGCCTTCAAGCGTGGTGGCATTGATGTAAGCACCGAGGGTCTGGGGCACGCCGAGATAGACATAGACCAGCGTCAGCACGATTGAGAGCGGCAGCAGGACATAGAGATTGGCGCGGGTCATATCGACCCAGAAATTGCCCACCGATTTGCCCGATGCCCTGGAGAAGCCGCGGATCAGCGCGATCGAGATCGCGATGCCGGTCGCTGCGGACAGGAAGTTCTGTACCGTGAGGCCCATCATCTGCACCAGGTAGGACATGGTGCTTTCGCCGCCATAGTTCTGCCAGTTGGTGTTGGTGACGAAGCTGATCGCGGTGTTGAATGTGAGCTCGGGTGGCACCGCCACCATGCCGGCCGGGTTGAGCGGAAGCGCTCCCTGCAGCCGCATCATGAGATAGAGCAGGATGAAGCCGGCGAGATTGAAGAGCAGCATCGCCACGGCATAGGCTGTCCAATGCTGCTCGTCCTTCTCATTTGCCCCGGCGAGCTTGTAGATGAGCCTCTCGAAGGGCGAGAGGATGGGCGACAGAAATGTCCGTTCGCCTGTGAAGACGCGCGTCATGTAGAAGCCGAGCGGTTTGACGAGGGCAATGACGATCCCGCAGAAAATAAGGATCTGTATCCATCCGTTGAGGTTCATGTTGGTTGCTTTCGAAATTTGACAGGCGGCTCAGAAGCGTTCGGGACGCACGAGCGCATAGGTCAGGTAAACGAGCAGGAAGAGCGTCGTCGCGCCTGCGAGCATGTAGTCGATCAGCATTCCCGCCTCCTCAAATGTCGTTGCAGATTTTGGTGTAGGCGAAGGCCAGCGCGAAAAGCGCGATTGCGCCGCCCACAAGTACGATGTCCATATCGGTCACTCCTGTTTGAAAGCCGAGTTCTGGTGTTGCCCGCGAAGGCCCGCGTCTTTGACAAGGAGATCAGGTGTGCCTGACGGCAAAGCGAGATGACCCGCGGTCTTCCGGTATCGGAACTCATATGCTCCCGAACCCCATTAAGGTTCGAGATTGCCGGCCTGGGAAAGATATAAAAATCCTATAGGTGAAACGCCGGCGGGCGTTCGCGGAGCCATCGGCGCATAAGGAAATCCTGATGGTTTCTTTACATCTTTGCACCGGCATCCCAATCGAAAGCCTATGCGATAAGGGCTACCTTTCTCATGACATCAACTGCGATGAGTGAGAGCCATGAACAATCCGCGAAACGCCAGCTTGCCGTCGACGACCGCCCGGCTCGCCTTTGTCTATCACCTGATCAGCCGCAGCCTGGGCAGGCAGCAACAATCCGGCAAGCAGCAGGCAACCAACGGGCATTCGTTGTTTTCAGCCATCCTGATCGTCGGCTTCATGACGGTGGGAACGATCTTCGCGATCAGCCTGCTGCAATTGCTGTTCGCGGCGGCGAATTGAGGCATTGGGATCGCCGAGGTTTATTGAACCCGGCTCTTCATTCCTGGAAAATCTCTAGGGCGCGTCGATTAGATTCTGCGATACCAAGGTCGGCACAGTAGCCTGCCGAGAACGAGATGCTCAGCCAAGGAATCGCCTTTTCAGATAGCGAGCCAACTGACGCACCCGGCTTCCTTGGCCGTCGTTGTGCGTTGTCTCAAACGGGACGTAGTGATCCCAAAGCCTATCATCGTCGGCAATCTTTCTGAACGCAGCCATGGTGCTCGCGCGCTGCGGCACCAGTTCATAATGCCTGTTCAATGCAACGAATGAAGCCACGCTCTTAACGGAATCCATCCACAGGTCATCAAACGCCATGATGCCGCCAACTCTGAGAACCTGATCCGCAAGATAGAAGTCGACGACCACATCATCAAAACGATGATTTCCATCGATGAACACCGCGTCAAGCGTATCGCCGGATCGTATGAAATCGCTGAGTGCGTGAATTGAAAACGCCTCATGCCACTTGAACAGTTTGTCAAAGCCGGTTGTCTGGTTGACCTGGTATAGACCGACGCCACCCCATCTTCTCTTTTCAAACGGATCGATCGCGTTGTGTGTGCCGCCATGCGCCGCAACAGCATCCAACAGCCAAATGGTCGAGAACCCATATGCAAAGCCGATCTCGAGCGTTTTCGCGGCTTTGATATCCTTGAGGATCCTGTTCAGTTCAGATCCCTGAAGGATACTTATCTTCTCCTGCCCAATGGTTCTTGCTTTTTCCTCAGTGCCATCAAGAGCACTGGATGAGTACATTCGAACGAGAGTTTCGCGAGCGGCGTCGGAAATTTGCGGCGCAAGATCGCCGAGTTCTGTTTCTACTTCTCTCGCGCTGTACATTTATCCCCACCGTCGCAGATTGTAGTCTGGAAGTGCGATGTTATACGTGAGGGTGGGCTTGATGTAAGTGTTGTTTTCAGAAGAGCGTTACCGAGGAGCAATGACGTCGCTCAGCCGCGTGAGGAATACGCTGTGATCTCAAAGGATGGGCCAGCACCATCCCTGGGCCGGAACTTTCGGCTTTTCGGCTGATTTTTGGTAGCGGGAGGCAGAGTTGAACTGCCGACCTTGGGGTTATGAGTCCCACGCTCTAACCAACTGAGCTATCCCGCCATGGCCGATCCGGGAACGGTGCCCGGCCAGACGGGCGGCTTATAAGTCGGGGCTTCCCGTTCTGTCAAGCGCTATCGGGTAAATTCCGGGGGTGAAAACCGTTGACAGGGACTATGCCGCGACATGCGTGGAAAGCAGTTCCTTGAGCAGTCGTTCGGCCGTCACGTCCTTTTCGGAACGCGCGATGAAGCCGCCGCCATAGACGCGGGCGTCCTCGCCGGGCGCGGAATAGAGCGCGCAGGCCTGGCCGGGTGCGACACCCGCCTCGCCTTCTTCGAGCTCGACATAGATGCCGCTGGCGTCAGCGAACAGGCGTGCCTCCTTCGGCGGGCGCGTCGAGCGGACCTTGGCGAAGCAATCCATGCCGTTCCCGGCCATCTCGCTGATATCGCCGTCGCCCAGCCAGTTGACGTCTCGGAGATAGAGCCGGTGCGTATCGAGCGCTTCCTTCGGCCCGACGATGACCCGCTTCGAGCGGGCATCGAGATGCACGACATAGAGCGGCTCGCCGACGGCGATGCCGATTCCGCGGCGCTGGCCGATGGTGAAATGCAGGATGCCATCGTGCCGGCCGAGCACGCGGCCATCGAGATGCACGATCTCGCCACCCAGCGCCGCATCGGGCCGCAGCTTGTTGATGAC
This genomic interval carries:
- the kdpA gene encoding potassium-transporting ATPase subunit KdpA yields the protein MNLNGWIQILIFCGIVIALVKPLGFYMTRVFTGERTFLSPILSPFERLIYKLAGANEKDEQHWTAYAVAMLLFNLAGFILLYLMMRLQGALPLNPAGMVAVPPELTFNTAISFVTNTNWQNYGGESTMSYLVQMMGLTVQNFLSAATGIAISIALIRGFSRASGKSVGNFWVDMTRANLYVLLPLSIVLTLVYVYLGVPQTLGAYINATTLEGAQQTIAVGPVASQLAIKMLGTNGGGFFNANSAHPFENPDAISNLIQMVSIFAIGAALTNVFGRMVGNQKQGWAIFATMGLLFVAGVVVTYWAEAAGNPLVHALGIDGANMEGKEVRFGIVLSSLFAVITTAASCGAVNAMHDSFTALGGMIPLINMQLGEVIIGGVGAGFYGIVMFVVITVFVAGLMVGRTPEYLGKKIEAKEVKMAMLAVLCLPLAMLTFTAISVVMPSAVASIANPGPRGFSEILYAYTSAAANNGSAFGGLTGNTPWYNVTLGIAMFMGRFLVIIPALAIAGSLAAKKTVPASSGTFPTDGTLFVGLLFGVILIVGGLTFFPALAVGPIVEHLATALGQTF
- a CDS encoding K(+)-transporting ATPase subunit F, translated to MLIDYMLAGATTLFLLVYLTYALVRPERF
- a CDS encoding class I SAM-dependent methyltransferase; the protein is MYSAREVETELGDLAPQISDAARETLVRMYSSSALDGTEEKARTIGQEKISILQGSELNRILKDIKAAKTLEIGFAYGFSTIWLLDAVAAHGGTHNAIDPFEKRRWGGVGLYQVNQTTGFDKLFKWHEAFSIHALSDFIRSGDTLDAVFIDGNHRFDDVVVDFYLADQVLRVGGIMAFDDLWMDSVKSVASFVALNRHYELVPQRASTMAAFRKIADDDRLWDHYVPFETTHNDGQGSRVRQLARYLKRRFLG